A stretch of the Streptococcus himalayensis genome encodes the following:
- a CDS encoding PoNe immunity protein domain-containing protein, with product MRDSLFDKTHFDSLYNHYNEKISNLEDSICQDTVKDKVRKIAPIRLFNWKFQQLKIMYSRGDSLDDIKQAYLKLFDDFIDIFTPDINIDIQHFVALGVLLNIPKEKLTLLNKIKDNRNIIDGFIALCLSEYQILSKVDLEDFLENYDSLFNIYNSSTLDKKEKTMDYLQNWYNKMRGTYFWGSHKDTGFLYTGYWSFEVAALVKILKIPDDSFKDHKYYPYDLVHFATFLDGSNAN from the coding sequence ATGAGAGATTCACTATTTGATAAAACTCACTTTGATAGTTTATATAACCATTATAATGAAAAAATTAGTAATTTAGAAGATTCCATATGTCAGGACACAGTTAAAGATAAAGTTCGTAAAATAGCTCCAATACGACTATTCAATTGGAAGTTCCAACAGCTCAAAATTATGTACTCAAGAGGAGACTCTCTAGATGATATAAAGCAAGCTTATTTAAAATTGTTTGATGATTTTATAGATATTTTCACTCCTGATATTAATATTGACATTCAACATTTCGTTGCGTTAGGTGTGTTACTTAATATTCCTAAAGAAAAGTTGACCTTACTAAATAAGATTAAGGATAATAGAAATATCATAGATGGATTTATTGCCTTATGTTTGTCAGAGTATCAGATTTTGTCCAAAGTTGATTTAGAAGATTTTTTAGAAAATTATGATAGCTTGTTTAATATTTATAATTCATCTACTTTAGATAAGAAAGAAAAAACAATGGACTATTTACAAAATTGGTATAATAAAATGAGAGGAACATATTTTTGGGGCTCACACAAAGATACAGGTTTTTTATATACTGGATATTGGTCCTTTGAAGTTGCTGCACTGGTAAAAATACTCAAGATACCCGATGATTCTTTCAAAGACCATAAATATTATCCTTATGATTTAGTACATTTTGCGACTTTCTTAGATGGTTCGAACGCAAACTAG
- the comA gene encoding peptide cleavage/export ABC transporter ComA, which yields MKFGKRHYRPQVDSRDCGVASLAMVFGFYGSRYSLASLREMAKTTMEGTTAFGLVKVAQELGFETRALKADMTLFDMEDLTYPFIAHVLKEGKLLHYYVVIGQDKKSIHIADPDPAVKITKLPRKRFEEEWTGVTIFLAPTPEYKPHKEKKNGLLSFLPILTKQRGLITNIILATFLVTLINIVGSYYLQSIIDTYVPDQMKNTLGMISLGLVIVYILQQVLAYAQDYLLLILGQRLSIDVILSYIKHVFHLPMSFFATRRTGEIVSRFTDANSIIDALASTILSIFLDVSTVLIISVVLFSQNIHLFFISLLALPIYSVIIFAFMKPFENMNRDTMEANAVLSSSIIEDINGIETIKSLTSESHRYQKIDKEFVDYLKKSFAYSRAESQQKALKKVAQLLLNVAILWMGAILVMDNQMTLGQLITYNTLLIYFTNPLENIINLQTKLQTAQVANNRLNEVYLVESEFADKKTVQDLSMVAGDIDFKDVSYKYGYGKDVLSDINLSIKHGSKVAFVGISGSGKTTLAKMIVNFYDPSKGEITLNNINLNQIDKHALRQHINYLPQQPYVFNGTILDNLLLGAKEGTTQEDILRAVELAEIRADIERMPLNYQTELTSDGAGISGGQRQRIALARALLTDAPVLILDEATSSLDILTEKRIVDNLMALDKTLIFIAHRLTIAERTEHVVVLNQGQIIEQGTHQELLAKNGFYANLVNS from the coding sequence ATGAAGTTTGGAAAACGGCATTATCGTCCTCAAGTAGATAGTCGGGATTGTGGGGTTGCCTCACTTGCTATGGTCTTTGGTTTTTATGGTTCCAGATACTCTCTTGCCAGTCTTCGTGAAATGGCAAAGACTACTATGGAAGGCACGACTGCCTTTGGCTTGGTCAAGGTCGCTCAAGAGCTTGGCTTTGAAACACGTGCTCTTAAGGCAGATATGACCCTCTTTGACATGGAAGATTTGACCTATCCCTTTATTGCCCATGTGCTCAAAGAAGGTAAACTTCTTCATTATTACGTCGTGATTGGCCAAGACAAAAAATCCATTCATATTGCTGATCCAGACCCTGCCGTTAAAATCACCAAACTCCCTCGCAAACGATTTGAAGAAGAATGGACAGGGGTCACCATCTTTCTTGCTCCAACACCTGAATACAAACCACACAAAGAGAAGAAAAATGGGCTTCTCTCTTTCTTGCCGATTCTTACCAAACAAAGAGGGTTGATTACCAATATCATTCTTGCTACCTTTCTAGTCACTCTCATCAATATTGTCGGCTCTTACTATCTTCAATCCATTATTGATACCTATGTGCCGGATCAGATGAAAAATACCTTGGGAATGATTTCGCTAGGGCTTGTCATCGTCTATATCTTGCAACAGGTGCTCGCCTATGCTCAGGACTATCTGCTCTTGATTTTGGGGCAACGTTTGTCGATTGATGTGATTCTATCTTATATCAAACATGTCTTTCATCTACCCATGTCCTTTTTTGCGACTCGTAGGACTGGGGAGATTGTTTCCCGTTTTACCGACGCAAATAGTATCATTGACGCTCTAGCCTCTACTATCTTATCCATATTTCTGGACGTTTCAACGGTGCTCATTATCTCAGTCGTTCTTTTCTCCCAAAACATCCATCTCTTCTTTATCAGTCTCTTGGCCTTGCCTATTTACTCCGTTATCATCTTTGCCTTTATGAAACCTTTTGAAAATATGAATCGAGATACTATGGAAGCTAATGCCGTGCTCTCCTCTTCTATCATCGAGGATATTAACGGAATTGAAACCATTAAATCCTTGACCAGCGAGAGTCATCGCTATCAAAAGATTGATAAGGAATTTGTCGATTATCTCAAAAAATCCTTTGCTTATAGCCGAGCGGAGAGCCAACAGAAGGCTCTGAAAAAAGTAGCTCAGCTCCTTTTAAATGTTGCTATTCTTTGGATGGGAGCGATTCTGGTCATGGATAATCAAATGACCTTAGGGCAGCTGATTACTTACAATACCTTACTCATTTACTTTACCAATCCATTAGAAAATATCATCAATCTCCAAACCAAACTCCAGACTGCCCAAGTGGCTAATAATCGCTTGAATGAGGTCTATTTGGTGGAGTCCGAATTTGCCGATAAAAAGACTGTGCAAGACCTGAGTATGGTGGCTGGAGATATTGATTTTAAAGATGTCAGCTATAAATACGGCTATGGGAAAGATGTCTTATCTGATATCAATTTATCTATCAAACACGGCAGTAAGGTTGCCTTTGTTGGCATTTCTGGCTCTGGGAAAACAACCTTAGCCAAAATGATTGTGAATTTCTACGATCCTTCAAAGGGAGAAATTACACTCAACAATATCAACCTCAATCAGATTGACAAGCATGCGCTACGGCAACATATCAACTATCTGCCCCAACAGCCTTATGTTTTTAATGGAACCATTTTAGACAATCTGCTCCTAGGGGCGAAAGAAGGAACAACGCAAGAAGACATTCTACGAGCAGTTGAACTAGCTGAGATTCGAGCAGATATTGAGCGTATGCCCCTCAATTACCAAACAGAATTGACTTCAGATGGGGCAGGGATTTCTGGTGGTCAACGACAACGGATTGCCCTGGCACGTGCTCTTTTGACCGATGCTCCTGTATTGATTCTTGATGAGGCGACCAGTAGCCTCGACATTCTGACTGAAAAACGGATTGTCGATAATCTCATGGCTCTAGATAAGACACTCATCTTTATTGCACACCGTTTGACCATTGCCGAGCGAACAGAACATGTAGTGGTGCTCAATCAAGGACAAATTATCGAACAAGGAACTCACCAAGAACTCTTGGCGAAAAATGGTTTTTATGCCAACTTGGTCAATAGCTAG
- a CDS encoding aminopeptidase produces MVLPNFKENLAKYAKLLISNGINVQEGHTVVLSIDVDQAELARLLVKEAYAHGAHEVILQWADDVIKRENMLHMPLERLETVPDYRIAEMNYWMDKKASRLGVRSADPDALAGVDADKLAKATRAMSLAYKPLSIATQANKVSWTVAAAAGTAWAKKVFPNAASDEEAVDLLWDQIFKTCRVYEEDPVAAWKAHEETLSAKAKILNEEQFDALHYTAPGTDLTLGMPKNHVWESAGSLNAQGEYFIANMPTEEVFSAPDYRRADGYVTSTKPLSYNGNIIEGIKVTFKDGEIIDVTAEKGDEVMKKLVFENTGARSLGEVALVPDKSPISQSGITFFNTLFDENASNHLAIGAAYATSVKGGENFGSEEALKEAGLNRSDVHVDFMIGSNQMNVDGIRADGTVVPIFRNGDWAI; encoded by the coding sequence ATGGTATTACCAAACTTTAAAGAAAACTTAGCAAAATATGCAAAATTATTGATTTCCAATGGAATCAATGTTCAAGAAGGTCATACAGTGGTTCTGTCCATTGATGTAGACCAAGCAGAATTGGCACGTCTCTTGGTCAAGGAAGCGTATGCTCACGGGGCTCATGAGGTGATCTTACAGTGGGCAGATGATGTGATTAAACGTGAAAACATGTTGCACATGCCTTTGGAGCGATTGGAAACAGTCCCTGATTACCGTATCGCAGAAATGAATTACTGGATGGACAAGAAAGCAAGTCGTCTGGGCGTTCGTTCGGCTGATCCAGATGCCTTAGCAGGAGTAGATGCGGATAAATTAGCCAAGGCCACGCGTGCGATGAGTTTAGCCTATAAACCTCTTAGCATTGCAACACAAGCCAATAAAGTCAGCTGGACAGTAGCTGCAGCGGCAGGAACTGCTTGGGCCAAGAAGGTCTTTCCAAATGCTGCTTCAGATGAGGAAGCAGTGGACTTACTTTGGGATCAAATTTTCAAAACTTGTCGCGTCTATGAAGAAGATCCTGTTGCTGCTTGGAAGGCTCATGAGGAGACCTTGAGTGCAAAAGCAAAAATCTTGAACGAAGAGCAATTTGACGCCCTACACTACACAGCACCAGGGACTGATTTGACCCTTGGTATGCCGAAAAACCATGTCTGGGAAAGTGCAGGCAGCCTCAACGCTCAAGGAGAGTATTTCATTGCCAATATGCCGACAGAGGAAGTCTTTTCTGCACCAGATTATCGTCGTGCGGATGGCTATGTGACATCAACCAAACCTCTCAGCTACAACGGCAACATTATCGAGGGCATTAAAGTGACCTTTAAGGATGGCGAAATCATCGATGTTACGGCTGAAAAAGGCGATGAAGTCATGAAAAAATTAGTCTTTGAAAATACGGGTGCACGAAGTCTTGGAGAAGTAGCTTTGGTCCCAGATAAGAGCCCGATTTCTCAGTCTGGCATTACCTTTTTTAACACTTTGTTCGATGAAAATGCGTCCAACCACTTGGCGATTGGGGCAGCTTATGCAACTAGTGTCAAAGGTGGGGAAAATTTTGGTAGTGAAGAAGCCCTAAAAGAGGCAGGGCTTAATCGTTCGGATGTTCATGTTGACTTTATGATTGGCTCCAATCAGATGAATGTTGACGGAATTCGTGCGGATGGCACGGTCGTGCCAATTTTCCGTAATGGTGATTGGGCGATTTAA
- a CDS encoding PolC-type DNA polymerase III has translation MTDKFQLLMNQLDMPLELQKSRAFLHAEIEQVLVHKVSRIWEFRFVFAEILPIEIFRELKERLESQFSKTGNRAIFSIRAKSDALTPDLLQAYYHEAFQEGPCASQGFRSLYQDLKVDLKEGKLLIEGPSTIDTEHFRKTHLPNLTKQLEQFGFPHLVCQVVANDQLTQQQVAAFEAEKEKIQKAANEETLEAMAALEKMAPPVEEKPSFTPEFTNRKPAAPKLDKAEITPMSEIQTEENRIVFEGLVFDVEQKITRTGRVLILFKMTDYTSSFVLQKWVKNEEEAKKFDMIKKHSWLRVRGNIEMNNFTRDLTMNVQDIQEVVHYERKDLMPEGEKRVEFHAHTNMSMMDALPEVEEIVATAAKWGHKAVAITDHGNVQSFPHGYKAAKKAGIQLIYGMEANIVEDRVPITYHEVDMELSEATYVVFDVETTGLSAVYNKLIQVAASKMYKGNVIAEFDEFINPGHPLSAFTTDLTGITDDHVKNAKPLEEVLRKFQEFCEGSVLVAHNATFDVGFMNVNYERHGLPTITQPVIDTLEFARNLYPDFKRHGLGPLTKRFQVALEHHHMANYDAEATGRLLFIFLRDVAEKYGVTNLKDLNTDLVDENSYKKARVKHATIYVKNQTGLKNMFKLVSLSNTKYFEGVPRIPRTVLDQYREGLILGSACSEGEVFDAVVSKGVDAAVEVAKYYDFIEVMPPAIYAPLIAKEQIKDEQEVHTIIQSLIEVGNRLGKPVLATGNVHYIEPEEEIYREIIVRSLGQGATINWTIGHGENAQPAPLPKAHFRTTNEMLDEFAFLGEDLARKIVITNPNDLADTFEPIEVVKGDLYTPFIEKAEETVAELTYQKAFEIYGNPLPDIVDLRIEKELTSILGNGFAVIYLASQMLVQRSNERGYLVGSRGSVGSSFVATMIGITEVNPLSPHYVCKHCQYSEFITDGSYGSGFDMPNKNCPTCGELLSKNGQDIPFETFLGFDGDKVPDIDLNFSGEDQPSAHLDVRDIFGSEYAFRAGTVGTVAAKTAYGFVKGYERDYNKFYRDAEVERLAQGAAGVKRTTGQHPGGIVVIPNYMDVYDFTPVQYPADDVTAEWQTTHFNFHDIDENVLKLDVLGHDDPTMIRKLQDLSGIDPNEIPMDDEGVMALFSGTEVLGVTAEQIGTSTGMLGIPEFGTNFVRGMVDETHPTTFAELLQLSGLSHGTDVWLGNAQDLIKQGIADLSTVIGCRDDIMVYLMHAGLAPKMAFNIMERVRKGMWLKISEEERNGYIAAMRENKVPEWYIESCGKIKYMFPKAHAAAYVMMALRVAYFKVHHPIYYYCAYFSIRAKAFDVKTMGSGLEAVKRRMAEIAEKRKNNEASNVEIDLYTTLEIVNEMLERGFKFGKIDLYRSHATEFLIEGDTLIPPFSAMDGLGENVARQVVRAREEGEFLSKTELRKRGGLSVTLVEKMNEMGILGDLPEDNQLSLFDDFF, from the coding sequence GCACTAACTCCAGATTTGCTTCAAGCTTATTATCATGAGGCTTTTCAAGAGGGGCCTTGTGCGAGTCAGGGGTTTCGAAGTCTTTATCAGGATTTAAAAGTAGATTTGAAAGAAGGGAAGCTCTTAATCGAAGGGCCGTCAACCATTGATACGGAACATTTTAGAAAAACGCATCTGCCAAATCTGACGAAACAACTGGAGCAGTTTGGTTTTCCGCATTTGGTTTGCCAAGTGGTGGCAAATGACCAGCTAACCCAGCAGCAGGTGGCCGCATTTGAGGCAGAAAAAGAAAAAATTCAAAAAGCAGCTAATGAAGAGACTTTAGAAGCCATGGCTGCTCTTGAGAAGATGGCACCACCAGTGGAGGAGAAGCCAAGCTTTACACCAGAGTTTACCAATCGCAAACCTGCCGCACCTAAGTTGGATAAGGCTGAAATTACACCGATGAGTGAAATTCAGACAGAGGAAAATCGCATTGTCTTTGAAGGTTTGGTGTTTGATGTGGAGCAAAAGATTACACGGACTGGCCGTGTGTTAATTCTCTTTAAAATGACCGATTACACGTCTAGCTTTGTCCTTCAAAAATGGGTCAAGAATGAAGAAGAAGCTAAGAAATTTGACATGATTAAGAAACATTCTTGGCTGCGAGTGCGGGGGAATATCGAGATGAACAATTTCACCCGTGATTTGACCATGAATGTGCAGGATATCCAAGAAGTTGTTCACTATGAACGCAAGGACCTCATGCCAGAAGGGGAAAAGCGGGTCGAGTTTCATGCCCATACCAATATGTCTATGATGGACGCCTTGCCTGAGGTGGAGGAGATTGTAGCGACGGCTGCGAAATGGGGACACAAGGCAGTAGCAATCACAGATCATGGCAATGTGCAGAGTTTTCCACATGGGTATAAGGCGGCGAAAAAAGCAGGTATTCAGCTGATTTATGGTATGGAAGCCAACATCGTTGAGGATCGGGTGCCGATAACCTATCATGAAGTGGATATGGAGCTGAGCGAGGCGACTTATGTGGTCTTTGACGTGGAGACGACGGGTCTTTCTGCGGTCTATAACAAGCTCATTCAGGTCGCGGCCAGCAAGATGTACAAGGGCAATGTCATCGCTGAGTTTGATGAATTTATCAATCCAGGCCATCCCTTGAGTGCTTTTACGACAGATTTGACGGGGATTACAGATGACCATGTGAAAAATGCTAAGCCGTTAGAGGAAGTCTTGCGGAAGTTTCAAGAGTTTTGCGAGGGGAGTGTCCTTGTCGCCCACAATGCGACCTTTGACGTCGGTTTTATGAATGTCAATTACGAACGGCATGGTTTGCCGACGATTACTCAGCCAGTTATCGATACCTTGGAATTCGCTAGAAACCTCTATCCAGACTTCAAACGGCATGGTCTAGGACCCTTAACCAAGCGTTTCCAAGTTGCCTTGGAGCACCACCACATGGCCAATTACGATGCGGAAGCTACGGGACGTTTGCTCTTTATCTTTTTGCGTGATGTGGCAGAAAAATATGGAGTGACCAATCTCAAAGATTTAAATACGGACTTGGTCGATGAAAATTCCTACAAAAAAGCCCGAGTTAAGCATGCGACGATTTATGTGAAAAATCAAACGGGCTTAAAAAATATGTTCAAATTAGTAAGCTTATCCAATACCAAGTATTTTGAAGGGGTACCGAGAATTCCTAGAACGGTGCTAGACCAGTATCGCGAAGGGCTGATTTTGGGTTCTGCCTGCTCAGAAGGTGAAGTGTTTGATGCAGTGGTATCAAAGGGGGTGGATGCGGCTGTTGAGGTCGCCAAGTACTACGATTTTATCGAAGTCATGCCACCGGCCATTTATGCTCCTTTGATTGCCAAGGAGCAGATCAAGGATGAGCAAGAAGTCCACACGATTATTCAGAGCTTGATTGAAGTGGGAAATCGCTTAGGCAAACCCGTTCTTGCGACAGGGAATGTACACTATATCGAGCCAGAAGAAGAGATTTATCGAGAAATAATCGTACGCAGTCTTGGTCAAGGGGCGACGATTAACTGGACCATTGGCCATGGGGAAAATGCCCAACCAGCTCCCTTGCCCAAAGCACATTTTCGAACGACGAATGAAATGTTGGATGAATTTGCCTTTTTAGGCGAAGACTTGGCTCGAAAAATCGTCATTACCAATCCGAACGATTTGGCAGATACGTTTGAACCCATCGAGGTAGTCAAAGGCGATCTTTATACTCCCTTTATTGAAAAAGCTGAGGAAACCGTTGCTGAGCTGACCTATCAAAAGGCCTTTGAAATCTACGGCAATCCCTTGCCAGACATTGTGGATTTACGGATTGAAAAGGAATTGACTTCGATATTGGGAAATGGCTTTGCTGTGATTTATCTGGCTTCCCAGATGTTGGTGCAACGCTCCAACGAACGGGGGTATCTCGTTGGTTCTCGGGGGTCGGTTGGTTCCAGCTTTGTGGCGACCATGATTGGGATTACAGAGGTGAACCCTCTCTCGCCTCACTATGTCTGCAAACACTGCCAATATAGTGAGTTCATCACGGACGGTTCTTACGGTTCGGGATTTGACATGCCGAATAAAAACTGTCCAACTTGTGGAGAATTGCTCTCTAAAAATGGGCAGGATATTCCTTTTGAGACCTTCCTTGGTTTTGATGGGGATAAGGTGCCAGATATTGATTTGAACTTTTCTGGGGAAGACCAACCGAGTGCTCATCTGGATGTTCGAGATATTTTTGGTAGTGAATACGCCTTTCGGGCAGGAACAGTAGGTACGGTAGCGGCAAAAACAGCCTATGGATTTGTCAAGGGCTATGAGCGTGATTACAATAAATTCTACCGAGATGCGGAAGTCGAACGTCTGGCTCAAGGTGCCGCGGGAGTGAAACGAACGACTGGTCAGCACCCAGGAGGAATTGTTGTTATTCCAAATTACATGGATGTTTATGATTTCACCCCTGTCCAATATCCAGCTGATGATGTGACAGCCGAATGGCAGACAACCCACTTTAACTTCCATGATATTGACGAAAACGTCTTGAAACTAGATGTTCTCGGACACGATGACCCGACCATGATTCGAAAACTCCAAGACCTCTCAGGGATTGATCCCAATGAAATTCCGATGGATGACGAAGGTGTCATGGCCCTCTTTTCTGGAACAGAGGTTTTGGGGGTGACAGCTGAGCAAATCGGGACTTCGACAGGCATGCTGGGAATTCCAGAGTTTGGAACCAACTTTGTCCGAGGGATGGTCGATGAAACTCATCCAACGACTTTTGCAGAATTACTTCAGTTATCGGGACTTTCTCACGGAACGGATGTGTGGCTCGGCAATGCCCAGGATTTAATCAAGCAAGGGATTGCAGACCTATCAACCGTAATCGGCTGTCGGGATGATATCATGGTTTACCTCATGCATGCCGGCCTAGCTCCTAAGATGGCCTTTAACATCATGGAGCGAGTGCGAAAAGGCATGTGGCTTAAGATTTCTGAGGAGGAGCGCAATGGCTACATTGCTGCGATGAGGGAAAATAAGGTTCCGGAATGGTACATCGAATCCTGTGGAAAAATCAAGTACATGTTCCCCAAAGCCCATGCGGCGGCCTATGTAATGATGGCGTTGCGCGTGGCCTATTTTAAGGTTCACCATCCGATTTATTATTACTGTGCTTATTTCTCCATTCGTGCCAAGGCTTTTGATGTCAAGACCATGGGAAGTGGGCTGGAGGCCGTCAAACGTCGCATGGCAGAAATTGCAGAAAAACGTAAGAATAATGAAGCCAGTAACGTAGAAATTGACCTTTATACGACCCTTGAAATTGTCAATGAGATGTTGGAACGTGGCTTCAAATTTGGGAAGATTGACCTCTATCGCAGCCATGCAACGGAGTTTTTGATTGAAGGAGATACCTTGATTCCACCGTTTTCTGCGATGGATGGCTTGGGTGAAAACGTAGCTCGCCAAGTGGTTCGTGCCAGAGAAGAAGGAGAATTTCTTTCCAAAACAGAATTACGCAAACGAGGGGGCTTGTCTGTGACCCTTGTTGAAAAAATGAACGAGATGGGGATTCTGGGTGATTTACCAGAGGATAACCAACTCAGCTTGTTTGATGATTTTTTCTAG
- a CDS encoding bacteriocin secretion accessory protein — MNEQFLESAEFYNRRYHNFSSRVILPAFVLLLFLLSFAFLAKKELTISAGASIEPESILVNIQSTSNNAIIENHLEENKVVKKGQVLVKYKLEGEQAQQATLSSQLETLKEQKGQLELLKASLESGSSQFPAADKFGYEQNFQDYLNQAASLSANTEQQNATIASQNAAASNSQAELGNIINETNAKIADYRAVKSAIQTGASLDPTTSGYEIYQAYSAQVTDGSQEQLKSQYLAQVDGQISQLESALSGYRLQYAGSGAQQAYSGSLPSQLESLKAQNLARVGQEMTALEQKIMEVEGNSKIQAGLTQKGEILALEDGIIHLNPETKSSSLVPEGTLLAQLYPNLVENSKVKITSYISSKDISSIKEGDKVRFTTVDDANKQMSLTSTISSIDSSATKTEKGNFFKIEVKITLTKKEAATLRYGLEGRLVMITGQKTYFDYYKDKFLNQS, encoded by the coding sequence ATGAACGAACAATTTTTAGAAAGTGCTGAGTTTTACAACCGTCGCTACCATAATTTCTCAAGCCGTGTGATTTTGCCAGCCTTTGTCCTCCTACTCTTTCTTCTATCCTTTGCTTTTTTAGCCAAGAAAGAGCTGACTATCTCTGCAGGGGCTAGTATTGAGCCTGAAAGCATTTTAGTTAATATCCAATCAACCAGCAATAACGCTATTATTGAAAACCATTTAGAAGAAAATAAAGTTGTTAAAAAGGGGCAAGTACTTGTCAAATACAAGCTAGAAGGAGAACAGGCGCAACAAGCAACCCTTTCTTCCCAACTAGAAACCCTAAAAGAACAAAAAGGCCAGTTAGAACTACTCAAAGCCAGTCTTGAATCTGGATCTAGCCAATTTCCTGCAGCAGATAAATTTGGCTATGAACAAAATTTTCAAGACTATCTTAATCAAGCAGCTAGTTTAAGTGCAAATACGGAGCAACAAAATGCCACTATTGCTTCTCAAAACGCAGCCGCAAGTAATTCTCAAGCAGAACTAGGTAACATTATCAATGAAACCAATGCCAAGATTGCAGATTATCGAGCAGTTAAATCTGCTATCCAAACAGGGGCTAGCTTAGACCCCACAACAAGTGGCTATGAGATTTACCAAGCCTACAGTGCCCAAGTAACCGATGGTTCTCAAGAACAGCTCAAAAGTCAATACCTGGCGCAAGTAGATGGTCAAATCAGTCAATTAGAATCTGCCCTATCTGGCTATCGCTTGCAATATGCAGGATCAGGAGCTCAACAGGCTTATTCTGGGAGCCTTCCTAGCCAGCTAGAATCTCTCAAAGCGCAAAATCTAGCTAGGGTTGGTCAAGAAATGACAGCACTCGAACAAAAAATTATGGAAGTTGAAGGAAATAGCAAGATTCAAGCAGGCTTAACTCAAAAAGGAGAAATCCTCGCCCTAGAAGATGGGATTATCCACCTCAACCCCGAAACAAAAAGCTCTAGTCTGGTTCCTGAAGGAACCCTCCTAGCCCAGCTTTACCCAAATCTAGTAGAAAATAGCAAGGTAAAAATCACCAGCTATATCTCCTCGAAGGACATCTCTAGTATCAAAGAAGGGGATAAAGTTCGCTTTACGACTGTCGATGACGCCAATAAGCAAATGAGCCTAACATCTACTATTTCTAGCATTGATAGCAGTGCGACAAAGACAGAGAAAGGAAATTTCTTCAAGATTGAAGTAAAAATTACCCTCACAAAAAAAGAGGCAGCTACTCTGCGATATGGTCTAGAAGGACGCTTGGTCATGATTACAGGACAAAAGACTTACTTTGATTACTATAAAGACAAGTTTTTGAATCAGTCATGA
- a CDS encoding LemA family protein, protein MKKRNPFVILLSFLGIFILAAFVWMLIFSTFTPAGFPEDQTWEPFPFAIPSLAMLTTIILIVSLQYNHLRFLEQRLENSKSNITIYEERNKQLLDKANRFVDKHQDREKETIVDVAKVSGKEYQKEVKHHLKGSTIESSAEFGQFLEEMPDLLANKNVERLLQEIFNTENNLAQFRFTYNQDVENFNVQLHEFPTNLVAKLCKIKPKDYYVLSVDEEFTDDMLGI, encoded by the coding sequence ATGAAAAAGAGAAATCCTTTTGTGATTTTATTGAGTTTTTTAGGGATATTTATTTTGGCGGCCTTTGTGTGGATGTTGATTTTTAGCACATTCACACCAGCGGGCTTTCCAGAAGATCAGACTTGGGAACCTTTTCCGTTTGCCATCCCGAGTTTAGCCATGCTGACAACGATTATCTTGATAGTGAGCTTGCAGTACAATCATCTGCGGTTTTTAGAGCAACGTTTGGAGAATAGTAAGAGCAATATCACCATTTATGAAGAGCGAAATAAGCAGCTCTTAGACAAGGCCAATCGTTTTGTCGATAAGCACCAAGACCGTGAAAAGGAGACCATTGTTGATGTGGCGAAGGTTTCTGGCAAGGAATACCAAAAAGAGGTTAAGCACCATCTGAAGGGCTCAACCATTGAGTCATCGGCAGAATTTGGTCAATTTTTGGAAGAGATGCCTGATTTGTTGGCAAATAAAAATGTGGAACGTTTGTTGCAAGAGATTTTCAATACTGAAAATAATCTAGCCCAGTTCCGTTTTACCTACAACCAAGATGTGGAAAATTTTAATGTACAGTTGCATGAATTTCCGACAAATCTGGTCGCAAAATTGTGTAAGATAAAACCTAAGGACTACTACGTCCTCTCTGTGGATGAAGAATTCACAGATGATATGTTAGGAATTTAA
- a CDS encoding GlsB/YeaQ/YmgE family stress response membrane protein, with amino-acid sequence MIGSMLIGWLIAFLAAAITNRGERMGCIGKILLGWAGAWIGQLLFGYWGPQMAGTAIVPSILGAMLLLALFWRRER; translated from the coding sequence ATGATAGGAAGCATGTTGATTGGGTGGTTGATTGCCTTTTTGGCAGCTGCCATCACAAATCGTGGAGAGCGTATGGGCTGTATCGGAAAAATCTTGCTCGGTTGGGCGGGAGCTTGGATCGGCCAACTCCTCTTTGGTTACTGGGGTCCGCAAATGGCAGGTACCGCTATTGTACCGTCAATTTTGGGGGCTATGTTACTACTCGCTCTTTTTTGGCGGCGAGAACGTTGA